Proteins from a genomic interval of Amphiura filiformis chromosome 9, Afil_fr2py, whole genome shotgun sequence:
- the LOC140160872 gene encoding caspase-3-like: MYKEIEAISKRDVIRKLKSIATKSDLGDMLLLFVACHGSEDGIKCIDKSGKETFLDLEELRRIFYANHCQALIGKPKVFVYMNCRGNEIAKHISSSQRDLTKPSVVSSGSGVYSTEDPTDVLEIYGCGPYQKQYVVKKGASWLLIELCNVADHYPKRDLLAILTGVNNNIRKLSGNDHKEKVYGVGQQPIFTSTLTKEIFQKSAVPPDRLSIQDEDEENKLDQAVGGADPDDSQSQRLLSGNDQGTVSEGAHRVV; the protein is encoded by the exons GATGTTATACGAAAGCTGAAAAGTATTGCGACCAAGTCTGATCTAGGTGATATGCTTCTACTCTTCGTTGCCTGCCATGGTTCTGAAGATGGAATCAAATGCATAGATAAGTCGGGCAAGGAAACCTTCCTTGATTTAGAGGAGCTTCGCAGGATCTTTTATGCAAACCACTGTCAAGCACTAATAGGGAAACCAAAAGTGTTTGTGTATATGAATTGCAGAGGAA ATGAGATAGCAAAGCATATTTCCAGTAGTCAGAGAGATTTGACTAAACCTAGTGTGGTCAGTTCAGGAAGTGGTGTGTATTCCACTGAAGATCCAACAGATGTACTTGAAATCTATGGGTGTGGACCAT ACCAGAAGCAGTATGTTGTGAAAAAAGGTGCCTCCTGGCTGTTGATAGAATTATGCAATGTTGCGGACCATTATCCGAAACGTGATCTTCTTGCTATATTAACTGGG GTCAACAACAACATCCGAAAATTGAGCGGAAATGACCATAAAGAGAAGGTATATGGAGTTGGACAGCAACCAATTTTCACAAGCACACTGACAAAAGAGATTTTTCAGAAATCAGCTGTACCACCAGATAGACTTTCTAtacaagatgaagatgaagaaaatAAATTGGACCAGGCCGTGGGTGGTGCAGATCCAGATGATTCTCAGTCCCAACGTCTGCTGTCTGGCAATGACCAAGGCACAGTAAGTGAGGGTGCTCATAGAGTGGTATAA